The window ACATCCCTCCGATTCCTAAACTCAAACCTCGACCgatatattttgattttcttgCTACAAGACTGACACTGttagttttgtttaaatttttttgtagTTTTCTGTATATGACAGGCAATCCAAGAAATATCACCCAAGCACCTAAAATCCATTGTCTAAGCAGTGTTGGCCGACGTTTGGTTTCCTAAGGTATAAAGTAGGTGTGTAAGTGGCTCGGTTTGGATTCGTTTCTTAGAAATTCAAAACCAAACCAATTAATTTGTTAAGGATCTGTGGAAAACCAGAATCCAACCGGGCAAATGAGAAATTGTGCGACCCAAACCACTCAGATGGCAATTTGGTCTGGCTTGATTCTCTAGAGGGAGGCACAAAGGTAGCGTGACAAGAGGTACCGTGCATATGCAGAAAAGAGGGGAAATGGAACAGGCACGAGAAAGGAGGGGGGAGGAGGAGAACTCCGTAAATACAATAAAATCCTGTGCTATCCTGATATCAAACTCACTTCTTCAAGCATGCAGGCACGCCTACACGTACACCTAGCTGCAATATTTTTTGTTCAAACTATtgacatttattatatataGCATATATTGGTAGGTTGGATTTACCAACTTGTTTTTAAGGTCTAAACCAAATCCGACCGAAATTTTTCAGCTTTATATATTTCCAACCCAAAACCATTAAATCAACTGGTTTCAACCCAAACAGACGAGCAAGTTTGGTTGGTTTAGACAATTTTTCCGTGCACCCCTAGTATAAAGTGAAAAACTAATTTGTACAATTTCGATAGATTTTTCTTAGTCTCTATGCATGCTGCTTGATTTCTACTGTTTTTGTCAAGTGGCCGATTTAAAACATGATATAATTATGTCAAAGCATGGACATAGGCGCCTATTTACCTTTCTATATGATCAGTTCTATGTTGTATTATGCTGATTATGAAGATGGAATGATGATGTTACCTTGCAAATCTCAGCTACTCCAGTTTAGCAGTTGAAGCATTAGTTGTCTTGCCTGGCCTCGGCAGCAGCATCGCCGTTCCTCCAAGGATTGAGGGCTTCTCTAATTGCTTGAGCCTCAGGCGAGTTTTCCCAAGCCAGCCTCTCTGATTCTATAACTGTTACTTTATCATCTGTACCAAAGCCAAAATAGAGTGAAAATCGTTTACCAAACAACAGACCACCAAATAAAGAAACTGACTTAAATAGAGCAATTGAATCAATACTTGAACTTTTTTGGGGTtaagaaacaaaatttattttcattaacAAAGTAGAGAATACAAAATACGGGGAAATGCTCCACTGGGTTACAAAAAAGAGGCCCAACTAGTGTAGATCTGACTTAGGCTATAattcagaaagaaaaaaaaggaccAAGTAGAACAATCCCAAAAAATAACTCTTCAAAACCAAGGCCTCCAAAGATCCAAAGAAGAGCAAAAACGCCATTGAACCAGAAGATATTCACCTAGGTCATAAGCTAAGGATAAGATAGGCCTCTgataattctttctttttttttttttccttttcaacgAGAATCATAACTTTCAATAAATTAATCCGGGAATAGGATGAAGAGGAACACAGTATTTTCATCTATCCTCCTCTTGGATCATTATGTGTGCTGTTTTATAAAGCCGTAGCCCTCCTAGGCGCACCTCGCATAGAAAGGCAAGGCTCCAAAATAATGATTACCTTTTGTGAAGCCCCAAGGCTCAAAAGTCAAACCCATGGGCCTTGAGgcttttttattgttttttgaatagttgcaaatgtaacaattatattcaaaataattaagtatatagcaacattttaaaaaaattgcaaatatagcaaaatttgtcaaaatctatccaTGATAGGAGTCTAATAAACCATgtaacaaatgttggtctatcactgataacccataagagtctatcaacgatagaagtatcactgatagactttgttatatttgcaatttttttaaaattttgctacatacttaataattattctaaaaatgaCTACCTATTCTAATTACCctaaaaactaataataattaGGGGGTTTCTTCTTTATTAACTATAAAAATCAAAGTCACTAAGTCTAAATGCAAAATTCCTTATgtttaaagatttttttcatatttctaCTCCAACCATGTTTTCTCATCTTTATGTAAAGAAGGCGCACTTTTCATTGCGCCTTAAGCTTCAGAAAACATTGCAGGTGTGAATATAGTGCCGAATATCAAGGTCATTTACTttatattcatttatttttacatTGTCACTCTGCATCCCTATTTTGGCTAATTACACTGGAGGCTTATTGTTGATCTTTAATGTTCCTTAACAACGTTTTGCACATAAAACACAACAACTTGCACTCAACTCAACTTATTTACTTCTTGATATCTATCTAACACCAAAATCAAACGTTAGTTCAGATTTATTGGAAGCAATAATTCTTCAAACTACTTGAACATAAAAGTTGTAAGAATCTACCCAACCTCAAAACACCGATAGACCCAAAAGCTTAATCTAATGTACGTGAACACTGTACCAGTCATTATAATACCATCTTAAATAACTAGCCGACCCAAAAACTTGAAGATGGTGGACGATGACAAATTTAATATTACCTAACActcaaaaccctaaaccctaaaaaataACTATTGACAAACCTCCAATTCTCGTAGGGAATCAATTTGCTACGATTTATTGAAAGAcagataaaaataaattaagacgAAGAAGCCAATATCAAAAGTAATTCAATTAAATACAGGAAACAAAATGAATTAACAATGATGAACTGAGGAATAGAGAGGAAAAAGGATGGTTCTCACACAGAAGCCCGTTTTAATCATGAACAATTCCATGGAAGCTCCAATCAAAGCCGAAACTGTCCCAATCTTCACATACCAACCTAGAAACTTCATTTCAACTGAAAAtccaaaccaaaaaaaaaaaaagagaatgatattaaaataattacGAATTCATTAATCTTTTCCAAAAGAACAAAGATGGTTTCAGCTTTGAAGTTTCAGAGCTACTTACGAAGCTCAAGCTGTGGAACTTACCTTCAACGTCCTGCGGCTTCAGgggaaaaaaaatgttaattcTCCGTTCTCGGACATCATTTTGATCCTATGATTTATAAGCTAAAGCGGCGGCGTTTGGAACAGGCCCAACTAATCTGGCCCATTAGCCCAATACGTATCAAGGCCTGATATCATTTTAATTACAATCAACGCCACATCTTCATCCTTCACCTTTCCCCTCACCTTCATAGTTCTAGGATTAGTCGACCCCACCATCTAATTAATGGATAGCTCTATGTTCAAATTCTCCGCTACTCCTACTTTAATAGCATTCTCATCTACCACTTCTTCTCCTCCATCTTTCAGAATGATCTCAAACTCTTCTCCATTCTCCCGTACTACCAACATTCTTAACTCCTTGTATTCTTTAGCTTTACAACGATGGTCAGCATGATATTTCTCTTCACACTTAAAACACAACCCTTTTTTCCTCCTAGCCTGAAATTCAGAAGGTCCTTCTCTTCGATTATCCGGCGTCATGTCATGACTCCTCTAAATGTGATTGTTCTCATTGGAGTATTTTCGTCCCTTCCTTTGTGGTTCCAGAACATCAACTTCGGTCTTCAACCATGGGCTGAACTCATTCATGAAAGTCTCCTCAAGCACCATCATTTGTAAGAATTCTCCTCAAGCACCACCATTTGTAAGAATGCTACCAAATCTATTCTGATACTCCTCCACCATGGGCTGAACTCATTCATGAAAGTCTCCTCAAGCACCATCATTTGTAAGAATTCTCCTCAAGCACCACCATTTGTAAGAATGCTACCAAATCTATTCCGATACTCCTCCACGTGGCTTATTTGATCGTCAAAAACCTGCTTACCAATGCCTACCAACATACCATCCCTGATCGTTTGAAACCTTGTTAGCATCTTTTGCTTCAAATCATCCCAGCTCTTGAAAGCTAATAATAGCCAGAGTTAGATTCTGTTCCATTGAAGATCGGCATTTCCACCTTCTTAAACTTGCTCCTATTAAATGCCTTATCATCCTCATTCTTCTATTCTCCCTTCGAGATCCTTCCAATTCAATCGTTGTAACTGCCTTCTCTCGAATGATTCCTTCGATGTATTTCAGGATCTGTTGTGTTTGCTGTTTCTCCATCTGCgcatttatatttttaatactcTTCGAAATCAAGGACATATTCTCCTCCATTGTGAGTAGCTTCTTCACTTTTCTTGGTCATCTTCTTACACTTTCCCAGATTCTGAGCAATTCtgatgctctgataccaaattaCAATATTTGATGTAAATAGAAAGCAAAAATAGCACTACTAGGATCTCTATCCTTCCCTAACTGAAGCAAAGATAcaataatcaaatttaaaacaaaataaaagacaGAACAATGTAacaagaaaacaagaaaaattcaTAACCAGTGTACTACTCCTAGTGTCTCTCAAGGAGTGAGATAGTCCTTTTGACTTCACCAAAATTTTGCACCAACTGTTTGTGCTATCTCCCGGCCTAAATCTCTCTCCAATCTCAACTAACTGCTGGGCCCACCACTATAGTTTCCTCCTTCAGAATTCTCCTCCAAATCTCTAGCTAACATATCATGTGCCAACTTCCCCTTATTTCTCCTATTGTATGTGAATAATATTGGTGGTTTAACATTTACCCACTTTGTTGTTCACTCTTATTATCATCTGGTCGTCCAAATTGTATTCACACCAAATGTCATTACTATTTtaattaacaaaagaaaaactattcTATGACTTGTCTCtagaaaatataatttttttttaaaaaaagtcaaatttatAGTCAACAAATACAAAAAGGACGAGAGATTGAAAATCTAGTTCATACCAACTAAGCATTATCATTAAACTATTATTCATTAACAaaactccaaaaaaaaaaagaaaagaaaagaaaagaaagcttagactaatctctctctctttggAAAATAACTGTCCACACCACGTAATATTCTTtaatctttttcaaaatttaatttcacACAATGGAATGTTGGCCCTAtattatgtatgtatgtatgtatatatataagtaaaaatatcaattttgacCTAAACTTATCATGTATAAATCTTGGATTACAAGCTTCCAATTTTACCAAATTTGTCCCTAAACTTATCTAAGTTTTGCAATTTTAGCATtaggtttaattttttagttaattCACCTACTAATTTAAGTTTTAACCACGTAAAATTCTTCATAAATTCATCcatttcaataaaataaagCTGTTCACACAAAAGAAAATTGACAAACATAGAAATTAACCATTGAATGACATTTTCAagattcataattttttttaaaaaaatacattgtTTATAATTCATTAAACAATAACTTATACTTATAGAGGGTTAAAACTGTAgcatattttaaatttcaagGATAAAATAGCAACACATGTCGAAATAAACACAGCATCGATCCTGAAATTCGAGGTTCGATCTCCTTATCccatatattataaaaaaaagattaaaattaaaattgcaaAATGcagttaattttattttagggTAATTCTGCCTCTCCATATATATACAATTGAATGGTACGTAAAAGGGTGTTAAAAAGACATCATGTGAGCGTGTGGAGCCCCATGCATAGAAAACGAGTACAACTTTTTGGGCTTATTATGGAGAGGTGGGCCCATCATAATTGCTTTCAATTGTACCGTAAAATGGGCCTTTAAGCCCACTTTCCTAGTAAGGTTCCAAGCGAACCAAGCACATCAGACATTCAATCTTCCCAAAAATTCTGTCTCAGGTTACACTTATAATATTCTCATtaaatttctctctttttcaaacataataattaattaagaaaaatccACAAATTTTCCTACTCATTTCACTCTCTTTCTCCTTCTACTCTTGTCTCTATAAAATTTCAGGTTCTTCTTTTGCTATAAGCGTTAGTGGCTTCAACAGAAATGGCAACAGTTCAGCCACTTTCAAATGGGGTTTCTGAGATTACTCAAGAGGTGGGGTTTTTATTAATTTGctaaattttgatttcttcttcttcttcttcttctttgttttttgcATGTGACTTTTGATCCATTTTTGCATTGATTTTTTTGATTAGATTTTCAGCTGTTTTAGAGCTCAGCGATTAACAATGTCGTGTTCTTTCGAGTTCTGTCAGATTGTTGTTTACAATTATTATGAGGAATTAATTATAGTTCATTTTGATTCATTTGAGTGCTAAGGTTTCTTCTAAACagttaaattttatatttcCTGAGCTTAATTGAGCTGAGTTGTTGTTGTTATCCTAAACAGGATGTTACGGTTGTCCCATTTTGGGGGAATTTTCTTTATCTTTCTACTGTTGGTACTTTGTAGATCTTGAACAGTGTATcaagctctctctctctctctctctctatttatatatatatatataccaaaaaGAATAAAGCTCATGTATATCAACTATAGATCTAGATTGTCTAGATTTTTTGCACAATGTTTAATCGCTAAGCATGGCAAGTCTATCTAATAATCTTGGATACTCTCTTATTTTCATCTTATTTGAATAATTATAAATCTAAACTGAAATAGGGTCTGAATGAATGGATGTTTGGGAAATTTTCAATATGATGCTTCGGCACGTGGGCTTATTCTCGTTCCTGGGCGGGTGACAAAGTGGTGGGATGCCTTTGCCATGGATTGACTCACTTAGGCCTCCCCTCCACAAGAGATTAGTTGAGGTGGCCGCCAGAATATGGCTTGTACTATTGTATTTATGAGAGAGAAATTGTAAAAGTACCTCGAATTTATATTTCGTGATGCTCAGAGGAGTTTGAGTTTGTTGTGCTTGACTTCCTATATAAAACATTAGAAGAATAATGTTACTTTTGCAAGTCCCTTCAGGGGCATCTGATAAAATTGGAACATTACATAGAAGATTAGCATGGCCCCTGCTCAAGGATGGCACGCACAAATCAAGAAATAATGTTATTTTTGCAAACAGCTAGCCAAACATTGAGGTCTTGTTGTCAGGAGTTGATTGGCAGGCATTCGTAGAGTTACTTGGCTGcatttttttttggtaaaataacaaatttatatTAACATTCCTTGAGGTGAACTTGGGAGTGGATCCATTGACAAATGAAGAACTGGATTACTAAAGATAAGTGAAATATGAAATGCTTTATCTGAGATGTCATTCATATCCTTTCTCTAAAGACTTTTCCTTTGTGAGTTTTTTTTCTCTGTATATTATTGAACTGCTTAGATCGTCAATGCATTTAACTTGAATTTGTATCTGATTGTTTGTTATAAGCAGGAAGACACCGAGATTGTAAAATCTGTAAATGAACAAACTTCAGATACTGGACATAGTAGTAGAC is drawn from Cucumis melo cultivar AY chromosome 11, USDA_Cmelo_AY_1.0, whole genome shotgun sequence and contains these coding sequences:
- the LOC127143977 gene encoding uncharacterized protein LOC127143977, which produces MKVRGKVKDEDVALIDQNDVRERRINIFFPLKPQDVEVEMKFLGWYVKIGTVSALIGASMELFMIKTGFYDKVTVIESERLAWENSPEAQAIREALNPWRNGDAAAEARQDN